A stretch of Imperialibacter roseus DNA encodes these proteins:
- a CDS encoding family 16 glycoside hydrolase has translation MTKRLAFSLTLWLAAYAGWAQEGYKTLPLNDLSSFKAQAGNWMIVGDVTMDRNLSIHHEAPPVETGKKKKKSKAAPEPEHPVKYTSGQGILLNFNDDQKKDNLVTNWTHGDIELELEVMIPKGSNSGIYLQGNYEVQLLDSWGVKNPGFGDIGGIYRNWENEPAKAYAGKAPRVNAAKAPGLWQTIKISFQAPRFNAAGEKVENARFVFVELNGVRIHDNLEVPRLTGGPINDNEVAEGPLMIQGDHGPVAFRNIRYRLLKPANVALSGINYEVFDGHFESEKDFKDLKPTSIGSTEQLTWEVAKKDNEFAVKYYGALEIPADDTYTFSANTGNAMKLVIDGQTISNYYERGGKPVKLTKGTHSAEITYFKYVSWASPNMGLWVESSNSYPQALHAFSSFPPASNVASPIIVETGNSPRLLRAFLDFKRDRSQRLTHTIAVGNPAGLNYIYDMKSGSVVCLWRGGFIDATPMWHDRGDGSFRPIGVVEYLTSKPTLVLPGQSSANLELNNIPDFRSSGYTLDGDGLPTFLYTYSGASVKDKSKLVEEGKVLQREISVENAPAGSQVRIAEGSQIRKLDNGAYAIDGFDYYIELKSAQEATIADKGATKELLVPATGSVVYQIVW, from the coding sequence ATGACGAAACGACTCGCATTCTCACTGACTCTCTGGTTGGCAGCATATGCTGGCTGGGCTCAGGAAGGATACAAAACACTCCCGCTAAACGACCTGTCATCGTTCAAGGCGCAAGCTGGCAACTGGATGATAGTTGGCGACGTAACGATGGACAGAAATCTGTCCATTCACCATGAGGCACCGCCAGTTGAAACAGGCAAAAAGAAGAAAAAGAGTAAGGCCGCACCTGAGCCGGAGCATCCAGTAAAGTATACTTCCGGGCAGGGCATCCTCCTCAATTTCAACGACGACCAGAAAAAAGATAACCTGGTCACCAACTGGACTCATGGCGACATTGAGCTGGAGCTTGAGGTCATGATTCCCAAAGGATCCAACTCTGGCATTTACCTTCAGGGCAACTACGAAGTACAGCTCCTTGACAGCTGGGGGGTGAAAAACCCTGGCTTTGGAGACATTGGAGGTATTTATCGCAACTGGGAAAATGAGCCAGCAAAGGCTTATGCCGGAAAGGCACCCCGGGTAAATGCGGCAAAAGCCCCTGGCCTTTGGCAAACAATTAAAATTTCTTTCCAGGCTCCCCGGTTCAATGCCGCAGGTGAAAAAGTAGAAAATGCCCGGTTTGTATTTGTGGAGCTAAATGGTGTGCGCATTCACGACAACCTTGAAGTACCACGCCTTACGGGCGGCCCGATTAATGACAATGAAGTAGCAGAAGGGCCCTTGATGATCCAGGGAGACCATGGCCCGGTGGCTTTCAGAAACATCCGCTACAGATTGCTAAAGCCAGCTAACGTGGCGCTATCTGGTATCAACTACGAAGTTTTTGACGGGCATTTTGAAAGTGAAAAGGATTTTAAAGACCTGAAGCCGACTTCGATAGGCTCAACAGAACAACTCACCTGGGAAGTAGCAAAGAAGGACAACGAGTTTGCTGTAAAATATTACGGAGCCCTGGAAATACCAGCTGACGACACTTACACTTTCAGCGCCAATACCGGCAATGCGATGAAGCTGGTCATTGATGGGCAAACGATTTCCAACTATTATGAGCGAGGTGGAAAGCCCGTAAAGCTTACAAAAGGCACCCATTCGGCTGAAATTACCTACTTTAAATATGTGAGCTGGGCGAGTCCAAACATGGGACTGTGGGTAGAAAGCTCCAACAGCTACCCTCAGGCATTGCACGCCTTTAGCTCTTTCCCTCCTGCCAGCAACGTGGCCTCTCCGATTATTGTCGAAACTGGTAATAGTCCAAGGCTGCTGAGAGCATTTCTTGATTTCAAGAGAGACAGAAGCCAAAGGCTTACGCATACCATTGCCGTGGGTAATCCTGCCGGTCTTAACTACATCTACGACATGAAAAGTGGTAGCGTAGTGTGCCTTTGGAGAGGTGGTTTCATTGACGCAACACCGATGTGGCACGACAGAGGTGACGGCTCATTCAGGCCAATTGGTGTGGTGGAGTACCTGACCAGCAAGCCAACACTGGTATTGCCTGGACAAAGCAGTGCCAACCTTGAGCTAAACAACATCCCTGATTTCAGAAGCAGCGGGTACACCCTTGATGGCGATGGCCTTCCAACCTTTCTCTATACTTACAGCGGGGCGAGCGTGAAAGATAAGAGCAAGCTGGTGGAAGAAGGAAAAGTGCTTCAAAGGGAAATATCTGTTGAAAATGCACCGGCAGGCAGCCAGGTCAGAATAGCCGAAGGCAGCCAGATTAGAAAACTGGATAATGGAGCCTATGCCATCGACGGCTTTGACTATTATATAGAGCTGAAATCAGCACAGGAGGCCACTATTGCCGACAAGGGGGCCACAAAAGAGCTCCTGGTGCCAGCAACTGGTTCGGTTGTTTATCAAATTGTTTGGTAA